The DNA sequence ATCAATTAATACACTCAACCTATGCCTTTTTACACCCAAGTCTTTTAGTTTTCGAGATAATTCGAACACCTCTTCTTTATCCTGATTTATTAACGTTGTAACCACGTCTATGTTGTAACCTATATCAGATAATCTAGAAATAAAATTGATTGAACGTTTATAAGCATTACTACGTCCTCGAATAGAATTATGCTGATTATTTAATCCATCTATACTGACTTGAATACCAGCAATCTTTTTTTTATTTTCTTCGAAAAAGTCAAATATTTTTTCATTTCTATAAAATCCACTAGTTAAAATAGTAACCACAATATCATTTTTTATAAATTCTTGGACTATTTCTTCAAATTGAGGATGGTATAATGGGTCTCCACCAGTTAATTGAACGTACAAAATCCCTTGGCTTTTCATTTCTAATGATACTTTTTTAATTAAATCTAAACTTATTGACTCAGTTCTTTTCATCGAACACTCTCTGTAACAGTGTTTGCAAAATAAAGGGCATTTATAAGTTATTTCAATAGTTATGACAGTAGGTATCCAGAATTTTTTTGAACCGGTTGTCAGCGTCAAGTAGAATTGAACAGTTAACGCCAATTAATTTTGAACACTTTCGCTCACAAACATGCTCTGGCGATGTTTCATGCGGTAGCTAGCTTCATTCATGTGAACGACCTCCGCTCTATGCAGAATACGGTCTAGGATAGCCATTGCGACTCCCTCATCTCCCAATAATTCTCCCCATTGGTCGGGGCTCTTATTTGAGGTCAAGATGATTGAACTCCTTTCATATAGATGATTGATCAAATGAAAAAACAGGGTAGCTTCCCTTTGATCCATTGCCATATACATCAAATCATCAATGATCACTAAATCAGACGCTCGAATCCGATTGA is a window from the uncultured Trichococcus sp. genome containing:
- a CDS encoding radical SAM protein, whose protein sequence is MALTVQFYLTLTTGSKKFWIPTVITIEITYKCPLFCKHCYRECSMKRTESISLDLIKKVSLEMKSQGILYVQLTGGDPLYHPQFEEIVQEFIKNDIVVTILTSGFYRNEKIFDFFEENKKKIAGIQVSIDGLNNQHNSIRGRSNAYKRSINFISRLSDIGYNIDVVTTLINQDKEEVFELSRKLKDLGVKRHRLSVLIDAGRSLKNGFNSDIQKKYIVDEWISELSHNVEDENFKVQLEEDHNFHSQNHCGAGSRLIRVDPDGFVHPCLMIDYPIYSLTQGTIVEYSSKYSNKFKSIGMPNKENCNDCPLSDNCKGCIAEGVINHKQIDCSWYHTEWEETKYF